The genomic interval GGTGGCGTATGTGTGGGTGCTGGTGTTGGTCCAAATAAAATCAGCACAGTTGTAGGCGTCGTCAAAGCATATTGTACGCGTGTTGGCGAAGGCCCGTTCCCAACAGAGCAATTAAATGAAATTGGTGATATGATTCGCAATTGTGGGCATGAATTTGGGACAGTGACTGGGCGTCCACGCCGTTGCGGCTGGTTGGATGCTTGTGTTGTTCGTTATGCGGGCTATTTAAGTGGCATTGACTATATGGCAATTACGCGACTCGATATTTTAGATACATTTAAAGAAATTAAAATGTGCGTTGGCTATAAATATAAAGGTGCGCTTATCAATGAAATGCCAGCAAGCCTGAAGGTATATGCTGAAGTTGAACCGGTATATGAAACTTTTGCAGGTTGGAATACTGACATTAGCGGAGTTCGTTCTTATGATGAATTGCCTGTGAATGCACGTAAATATTTAGAGCGTATGGCAGAAGTTACAGGAATTCAATTGGGCATTGTTTCTGTAGGCCCTGGACGTGAACAAACCATTGTTTTAAAAGAAATTTTTTAAATAAGAAGTCTGCTATCTTAGATAGCAGACTTCTTCATAATAGAAAAGCATTGACAATGACATGATTGTACAGTATAATATCTCATTGTGAGTACATCGTAATGATCCACTAGCTCAGTCGGTAGAGCACCTGACTTTTAATCAGGGTGTCCCGCGTTCGAGTCGCGGGTGGATCACCATAGTAAATGATACCTTCTAAACTTTGTTTAGAAGGTTTTTTGTTACACATTGTTGATGCTTTTATCAAAATACCTCCTGCCGAATCATTCGGTAGGAGGTATTTTCAGTGGCGCCGAAAAGGCATGATAAATCCCCCAGTTCAACTGGGGGTAAAGAAAAAAACTTAAAGAGAAGTAAAGAACCTCCCATGTTAAAATTTAAGTGGCCTGACAACCACAAAAAAACATAGGAGGTTCCTGTCAATGAATGACGTACAAAGTTTATCACATAGTAAATGGAGATGCAAATATCATATAGTTTTTTCGCCTAAATATCGAAGACAGGTTATTTACAGAAAGATTAAGTCAGATATAGGAAAAATACTTAGAGAATTATGTACACGTAAAAAAGTTGAAATAATAGAGGCAGAATGTTGTCCGGATCATATTCATATGTTGGTAACTATTCCGCCACATTTAAGTATCGCAAGTTTTATGGGATATTTAAAAAGCAAGAGTAGTTTGATGATATTTGATAGGCATGCAAATTTAAAATATAAGTATGGAAATAGACATTTTTGGTGTAGAGGATATTATGTGGATACGGTAGGAAAATATGAAAATGCAATAAAGGAATATATTAAAAATCAGTTACAAGAAGATATAGCCAATGATCAATTAAGTTTGAAGGAATTTGAAGACCCGTTTACGGGTAGCAAGAATAAATAAGGCATAAAAAAGCCCCCGAGGAGGGGGCAGCCAGTGGTGATAATGTGGTTGTCAGAGCATATCAATGCATCTTTTAAGGTGCTACCACAA from Massilibacillus massiliensis carries:
- the tnpA gene encoding IS200/IS605 family transposase; amino-acid sequence: MNDVQSLSHSKWRCKYHIVFSPKYRRQVIYRKIKSDIGKILRELCTRKKVEIIEAECCPDHIHMLVTIPPHLSIASFMGYLKSKSSLMIFDRHANLKYKYGNRHFWCRGYYVDTVGKYENAIKEYIKNQLQEDIANDQLSLKEFEDPFTGSKNK